From the Roseibium salinum genome, one window contains:
- a CDS encoding YgfZ/GcvT domain-containing protein: MPTPCYTHLTDRTLIRVGGADAHHFLQNLVTSDIESADRNGATASALLTPQGKILFDFLIYRSGEEYLVDCPAAVAEDLLKRLTFYRLRSKVDLERLPEETGVFAVWGGEAEAASALLSVTDPRAPALGLRIVGPVAALPGELGAEQAGMAAYDAHRIRQGVPEGLKDFDYSDIFPHDADLDQLGGVSFSKGCYVGQEVVSRVQHRGTARKRFVLVEGSDTFSGKGSDITAGGKSVGTLGSTALVDGKIIGLALVRLDKVAQAKDNGSPLQCGDAELAARLPDWATFTWTEPNTAD; this comes from the coding sequence TTGCCGACCCCCTGCTACACCCACCTCACCGACCGCACCCTGATCCGGGTCGGCGGAGCGGATGCACATCATTTCCTGCAGAACCTGGTGACCTCGGACATCGAAAGCGCCGACCGTAACGGCGCGACCGCGTCCGCCCTGCTGACGCCCCAGGGCAAGATCCTGTTCGATTTTCTGATCTACAGGTCGGGCGAGGAATATCTTGTCGACTGCCCCGCCGCCGTGGCGGAGGATCTTTTGAAGCGCCTCACCTTCTACCGTCTGCGCTCGAAGGTGGACCTGGAGCGGCTGCCCGAGGAGACCGGCGTCTTTGCCGTGTGGGGAGGAGAGGCGGAGGCCGCCAGTGCGTTGCTGAGCGTGACCGACCCGCGCGCTCCCGCGCTTGGCCTGCGGATTGTCGGCCCCGTTGCCGCCCTTCCCGGCGAACTCGGCGCGGAGCAGGCGGGCATGGCGGCCTATGACGCGCACCGCATCCGCCAGGGCGTGCCCGAAGGGCTGAAGGATTTCGACTATTCCGACATCTTCCCCCATGATGCCGATCTCGACCAGCTTGGCGGCGTCTCCTTCTCCAAGGGCTGTTACGTAGGACAGGAAGTGGTGTCACGGGTCCAGCACCGCGGCACTGCCCGCAAGCGCTTCGTCCTGGTGGAAGGCTCCGATACCTTTTCCGGAAAAGGGTCCGATATCACCGCCGGCGGGAAGTCGGTCGGCACGCTTGGCTCCACCGCCCTTGTCGACGGCAAAATCATCGGCCTGGCCCTGGTTCGTCTTGACAAGGTTGCCCAAGCCAAGGACAACGGCAGCCCACTTCAATGCGGTGATGCGGAGCTTGCGGCCAGACTTCCCGACTGGGCGACATTTACCTGGACGGAGCCGAACACCGCGGACTGA
- a CDS encoding type III polyketide synthase, translated as MTHAFINRIATAVPDYEVHDYFLQFAAANLETQPRKQTLFRKMADRAGIEHRFSCLAPADDASGAVIDEAGMFRRGAFPGTSARMDIYETAAADLAMRAIDKLDIGSANHEITHLIVASCTGFSAPGLDLEIVQRAGLSASVERTLVGFMGCYAAISGLKLAHHVIRSEPDAKVLVVNCELTTLHLKETTDLEKLLTYCLWGDGCSAALVTSSEEGIRIDRFKALLAPDARDLMTWNVRGDGFEMVLSGQVPAKIHSVLAGNIEAILHGDTVDDIDLWAVHPGGRSVLDAVQRTLNLGSEALAPSREVLRAYGNMSSATVMFVLAKMLETARARMKGCAMAFGPGLTAETMTFRMAS; from the coding sequence ATGACCCATGCTTTCATCAATCGTATCGCCACGGCGGTGCCTGATTACGAAGTCCATGACTATTTTCTTCAATTCGCTGCGGCGAACCTCGAAACACAGCCGAGGAAGCAAACTCTGTTTCGCAAGATGGCGGACCGGGCCGGCATCGAACACCGTTTTTCCTGCCTCGCCCCCGCTGACGACGCATCCGGTGCGGTCATCGACGAGGCGGGAATGTTCCGCCGTGGCGCTTTTCCTGGAACGTCGGCACGGATGGACATATACGAGACCGCTGCCGCCGACCTTGCGATGCGGGCGATCGACAAGCTCGACATCGGTTCGGCCAACCACGAAATCACGCACCTGATCGTTGCAAGTTGTACCGGTTTTTCGGCGCCCGGCCTCGACCTCGAGATCGTGCAGCGCGCCGGGCTGTCTGCGTCGGTCGAGCGCACGCTGGTGGGCTTCATGGGCTGCTATGCCGCGATCAGCGGCCTCAAGCTCGCCCACCACGTGATCAGGTCCGAACCGGATGCCAAGGTCCTCGTCGTCAACTGCGAACTGACTACGCTGCACCTGAAGGAGACGACCGATCTCGAGAAGCTTCTTACCTATTGTCTGTGGGGGGACGGGTGCTCCGCCGCCCTGGTAACGTCATCGGAAGAAGGCATTCGCATTGACCGGTTCAAGGCGCTGCTGGCTCCGGATGCGCGGGATCTCATGACGTGGAATGTGCGCGGGGACGGTTTCGAGATGGTACTGTCCGGACAGGTTCCGGCGAAGATCCATTCAGTGCTTGCCGGCAACATCGAGGCAATTCTGCACGGAGATACGGTCGACGATATCGACCTTTGGGCGGTGCATCCCGGTGGAAGATCGGTGCTGGACGCCGTGCAGCGCACGCTGAACCTTGGTTCCGAGGCGCTAGCGCCGTCGCGGGAAGTGTTGCGAGCATACGGGAACATGTCTTCAGCGACCGTCATGTTTGTGCTTGCGAAAATGCTGGAAACAGCGAGGGCGCGCATGAAGGGGTGCGCCATGGCTTTTGGGCCGGGCCTGACCGCTGAGACGATGACCTTCCGGATGGCATCCTGA
- a CDS encoding HD family hydrolase, with product MPSARPDQPPRAWQRMLSGRRLNLLDPSPLDVEISDIAHGLARVARWNGQTFGNHAFSVAEHSLIVEEIALRLKPDLPPHWRLAVLLHDAPEYVIGDMISPFKAVIGEAYKAVEARLQGAIHLRFGLPAEIPLAVKKLAKRADIICAYFEAVELAGFDDEEAARLFGRPRGFPLNGEGKLRYGLEPQPVAVAQKTFMKRFNEIEALREAGNKAKSQRANG from the coding sequence ATGCCCTCTGCCAGACCCGATCAGCCGCCGCGCGCATGGCAGCGCATGTTGTCCGGCCGGCGGCTCAACCTGCTGGATCCCTCGCCGCTCGATGTCGAGATTTCCGACATTGCCCACGGTCTTGCCCGGGTGGCCCGGTGGAACGGGCAGACATTCGGTAATCATGCCTTTTCGGTCGCCGAACACTCGCTGATCGTCGAAGAAATCGCCCTCAGGCTGAAGCCCGACCTGCCGCCGCATTGGCGCCTGGCGGTGCTGCTGCATGATGCGCCGGAATATGTGATCGGCGACATGATCTCGCCGTTCAAGGCGGTCATCGGCGAAGCCTACAAGGCTGTCGAGGCGCGCCTGCAGGGCGCCATTCACCTGCGGTTCGGCCTGCCCGCGGAAATCCCGCTGGCCGTGAAGAAGCTCGCCAAACGGGCCGATATCATCTGTGCCTATTTCGAAGCCGTCGAACTTGCCGGGTTCGATGACGAGGAAGCGGCCAGGCTCTTCGGCCGTCCACGCGGTTTTCCCCTCAACGGAGAGGGAAAGCTGCGCTACGGGCTTGAGCCGCAGCCGGTTGCCGTTGCGCAAAAAACGTTCATGAAACGCTTCAACGAGATCGAGGCGCTGCGCGAAGCTGGTAACAAAGCCAAGAGCCAGCGCGCAAACGGGTGA
- a CDS encoding DUF3419 family protein, giving the protein MPPYLKRQHFEQIRQRAGRVRVLNRNFTEHLQTLAGDTLDAYVLLDAQDWMTDHQLNALWTEVTRTARPGARVIFRTAAEPTLLPGRVADRLLDRWTYEEEESLNLGGQDRSSIYGGFHLYIFKG; this is encoded by the coding sequence TTGCCGCCTTACCTCAAGCGGCAGCATTTCGAGCAGATCCGCCAGCGCGCCGGCCGCGTGCGGGTCTTGAACCGGAACTTCACCGAGCATCTGCAGACCCTGGCCGGCGACACGCTGGACGCCTATGTGCTGCTCGACGCGCAGGACTGGATGACCGATCATCAGCTCAATGCGCTCTGGACGGAAGTCACCCGCACCGCCCGTCCGGGCGCCCGGGTCATCTTCCGGACCGCGGCCGAACCGACGTTGCTGCCGGGCCGTGTCGCGGACCGGCTCCTCGACCGCTGGACCTACGAAGAAGAGGAAAGCCTGAACCTCGGCGGGCAGGACCGGTCGTCGATCTATGGCGGCTTCCATCTCTACATCTTCAAAGGCTGA
- a CDS encoding dihydroorotase has translation MSETYDLILKGGTVVNQDGEGVRDVAVRNGRIAGIGVFDKSQAGEVIDCAGLHVLPGVMDTQVHFREPGLDHKEDLESGSRAAVMGGVTAVFEMPNTNPLTTSEAALADKVKRGHHRMHCDFAFWVGGTRDNVKDIPELERLPAAAGIKVFMGSSTGDLLVEDDQGVREILSATRRRAAFHSEDEFRLRERLGERVEGDPRSHPVWRDEVAALQCTQRLVGIARETGAKIHILHLSTAEEIDFLVDHKDVASIEVTPHHLTLTDEAYERLGTLVQMNPPVRAPRHAERLWWGLQQGILDIFGSDHAPHLFEEKQKPYPASPSGMTGVQTLVPIMLDHVNAGRLSLARFVDMTSAGPARLFQTARKGRIAAGYDADFTIVDLGRKEIIRNEWIASKCGWTPYHGKEVTGWPVGTVVRGRRVMWDGELAEPSRGEAVVFMDGLKRIAGSP, from the coding sequence ATGAGCGAGACCTATGACCTGATCCTGAAGGGCGGAACCGTTGTCAATCAGGATGGCGAAGGCGTCCGTGACGTCGCGGTCCGCAACGGGCGCATCGCCGGCATCGGTGTCTTCGACAAGTCGCAGGCCGGCGAGGTGATCGACTGCGCGGGCCTGCACGTTCTGCCGGGGGTGATGGACACGCAGGTGCATTTCCGCGAGCCCGGGCTCGACCACAAGGAAGATCTGGAATCGGGGTCCCGTGCAGCGGTCATGGGCGGCGTTACCGCGGTCTTCGAGATGCCCAACACCAATCCGCTGACCACATCCGAGGCAGCGCTTGCCGACAAGGTGAAACGCGGCCACCACCGCATGCATTGCGATTTCGCCTTCTGGGTCGGCGGCACGCGCGACAATGTGAAGGACATTCCCGAACTGGAACGCCTGCCGGCCGCTGCCGGCATCAAGGTGTTCATGGGCTCGTCGACCGGCGACCTGCTGGTGGAGGACGACCAGGGGGTGCGGGAAATCCTGTCGGCCACCCGCCGGCGGGCGGCCTTCCACTCCGAGGACGAATTCCGCCTGCGCGAACGGCTCGGCGAACGGGTCGAGGGGGATCCCCGTTCGCATCCGGTCTGGCGCGACGAGGTCGCTGCCCTGCAGTGCACACAGCGCTTGGTGGGCATTGCCCGGGAAACCGGCGCCAAGATCCACATTCTGCACCTGTCGACGGCCGAAGAAATCGATTTCCTCGTCGACCACAAGGACGTGGCCTCCATCGAGGTCACCCCGCACCACCTGACACTGACCGACGAGGCCTATGAGCGCCTCGGGACACTGGTGCAGATGAACCCGCCCGTTCGTGCACCGCGTCACGCCGAGCGTCTCTGGTGGGGACTGCAGCAGGGTATCCTGGATATCTTCGGCTCCGACCACGCTCCACATCTGTTTGAGGAAAAGCAGAAGCCCTATCCGGCGTCACCCTCCGGGATGACCGGCGTGCAGACACTGGTCCCGATCATGCTGGACCATGTGAACGCAGGCCGTCTCAGTCTTGCCCGCTTTGTGGACATGACCAGTGCCGGCCCGGCCCGCCTGTTCCAGACGGCGCGCAAGGGACGGATCGCAGCCGGCTACGATGCCGACTTCACCATTGTCGATCTTGGCCGCAAGGAAATCATCCGCAATGAGTGGATTGCCTCGAAATGCGGCTGGACACCCTATCACGGCAAGGAGGTCACCGGATGGCCGGTCGGCACCGTGGTTCGTGGCCGGCGCGTGATGTGGGACGGTGAGTTGGCGGAACCTTCCCGCGGCGAGGCCGTTGTCTTCATGGACGGGCTGAAGCGAATCGCCGGCTCGCCGTAA
- a CDS encoding DUF3419 family protein — MAHGTLTASKKRLGNAVHRSEATSRDGILERLFTFVFKGLVYPQIWEDPDVDMKALRLTPDSRMITIASGGCNVMSYLTANPAEITAVDLNRAHVALGRLKLAAARYFPNYETFYRFFGEADEKANVAAYHRFLKDNLDAETLAYWEGRDLANWGRKRISLFSRDLYHHGLLGYFIGIGHLVARLYGIDPRHMVKSKSLEEQRTFFDTALAPLFDKRLVRWATSKKMSLYGLGIPPAQYDALVSANANGDMSAVLRQRLEKLACDFSIRDNYFAWQAFGRGYAPDAGGSTGNQVPCRLTSSGSISSRSASAPAACGS; from the coding sequence ATGGCGCACGGCACGCTGACGGCTTCGAAGAAACGTCTCGGTAACGCGGTTCACCGCTCTGAGGCTACGTCCCGGGATGGAATTCTCGAGCGGCTGTTCACATTCGTCTTCAAGGGTCTGGTCTATCCGCAGATCTGGGAGGATCCCGATGTGGACATGAAGGCCCTGCGCCTGACCCCCGACAGCAGAATGATCACGATCGCTTCCGGCGGCTGCAACGTCATGTCCTACCTCACCGCCAATCCGGCGGAAATCACCGCGGTGGATCTGAACCGGGCCCATGTGGCTCTCGGCCGGCTCAAACTCGCCGCGGCGCGATATTTTCCGAACTACGAGACCTTTTACCGCTTCTTCGGCGAGGCCGACGAGAAGGCCAACGTGGCGGCTTATCACCGCTTCCTGAAGGACAACCTGGACGCGGAAACCCTTGCCTATTGGGAAGGCCGGGACCTGGCCAACTGGGGCCGCAAGCGCATAAGCCTGTTCTCGCGCGACCTCTATCATCACGGCCTGCTCGGCTATTTCATCGGCATCGGCCATCTGGTGGCGCGGCTTTACGGCATCGATCCCAGGCACATGGTCAAGAGCAAGTCGCTGGAGGAGCAGCGCACATTCTTCGATACCGCCCTGGCGCCGCTTTTCGACAAGCGCCTCGTACGCTGGGCGACCTCCAAGAAGATGTCCCTTTACGGTCTCGGCATCCCGCCGGCGCAATATGATGCGCTGGTCTCGGCAAATGCGAACGGCGACATGTCGGCGGTTCTGCGCCAGCGGCTGGAAAAGCTCGCCTGCGATTTCTCGATCCGGGACAACTATTTCGCCTGGCAGGCCTTCGGCCGCGGCTACGCGCCGGACGCCGGCGGGTCGACGGGGAATCAGGTCCCTTGCCGCCTTACCTCAAGCGGCAGCATTTCGAGCAGATCCGCCAGCGCGCCGGCCGCGTGCGGGTCTTGA
- a CDS encoding NAD(P)/FAD-dependent oxidoreductase: MTHDVIIVGAGPAGSTAAIELARQGRSVALVEKDEFPRRKVCGEYMSATNIPVLQRLGVAEAWRDRAGPEIRKVALFAGQRIVSAPMPGRDGFGRALGRDVHDTLLRDAAGREGVELYQPCRAVALCRVRGRHELTIDTGSGGSMTLSAPVVIAAHGSWERNTLPTGLQKGSGTNGLLGFKAHFRGASLARDTMPLLAFPGDMAASCGPMPDGCPCHAASGARRLPR; this comes from the coding sequence ATGACACACGACGTTATCATCGTCGGCGCGGGGCCGGCCGGGTCGACTGCCGCCATCGAACTTGCCCGGCAGGGACGGTCCGTCGCGCTCGTCGAGAAGGATGAATTTCCGCGCCGCAAGGTTTGCGGAGAGTACATGTCGGCCACCAACATCCCCGTTCTCCAACGTCTGGGTGTCGCGGAAGCGTGGCGCGACCGCGCTGGTCCGGAGATACGCAAGGTTGCACTGTTTGCCGGGCAGCGCATCGTGTCGGCGCCCATGCCGGGCCGTGACGGCTTCGGCCGGGCGCTTGGCCGCGATGTCCATGACACCCTTCTGCGCGATGCTGCCGGACGCGAGGGTGTCGAACTGTATCAGCCCTGCCGGGCGGTGGCGCTTTGCCGGGTGCGAGGTCGGCATGAGCTCACCATCGACACTGGCTCCGGCGGATCGATGACGCTCAGCGCGCCGGTCGTCATTGCCGCGCACGGCTCCTGGGAGCGCAACACACTTCCGACTGGCCTGCAAAAAGGCTCCGGCACCAACGGGTTGCTGGGCTTCAAGGCGCATTTCCGCGGCGCCTCGCTTGCCCGGGACACGATGCCACTGCTTGCCTTTCCGGGGGATATGGCGGCATCGTGTGGGCCGATGCCGGACGGCTGTCCCTGTCATGCTGCATCCGGAGCGAGGCGCTTGCCGCGCTGA
- a CDS encoding L,D-transpeptidase family protein: MGMLAGLAGAAFLSVAALSPAAAHDASSDTSENPSKQAPLHMLVSLDDQQIKVYRGADLIETSPISSGMRGYSTPTGVFSILEKRRKHFSNLYDDAPMPFMQRLTWSGIALHVGKLPGYPASHGCIRLPRNFAQTLYSTTERGMHVVITRQAAEPVRVSHTVLPQPFAPETAVASLSEKTIEADPALRGAIPEASLETSVPAILPENPYFDQPLRMIITPQEPPNRVKVLQDLLNRMGFDAGPVDGVMGRKTRAAISLFQEGADLPVTGNLTDALEARIQADGGYEKPQNAMLRIRRKFRDIYATQVTVKNIDREIGTHVFTALDFRPGDAAVDWIAVSAEGQRGGSPKDVLDRIEISAKVADELAKMLTPGTSLTVTDREFARNTGLGTDFVVITR; the protein is encoded by the coding sequence ATGGGCATGCTTGCAGGCCTCGCCGGCGCTGCATTCCTGTCCGTTGCCGCTCTTTCACCCGCGGCTGCTCACGATGCATCATCGGACACGAGCGAAAACCCGTCCAAACAGGCGCCGCTGCATATGCTGGTGTCGCTCGACGACCAGCAGATCAAGGTCTATCGCGGTGCGGACCTGATCGAGACCTCGCCGATTTCTTCCGGTATGCGCGGTTATTCGACGCCGACCGGCGTCTTCTCGATCCTGGAAAAACGCCGCAAGCATTTCTCCAACCTCTACGACGATGCCCCGATGCCGTTCATGCAACGGCTCACGTGGTCCGGTATTGCTCTGCATGTGGGCAAGCTTCCGGGCTATCCGGCATCTCATGGCTGCATCCGCCTGCCGCGCAATTTTGCCCAGACGCTTTACAGCACGACCGAGCGCGGCATGCATGTCGTCATCACTAGGCAAGCGGCCGAACCCGTCCGTGTGTCTCACACCGTTCTGCCCCAGCCCTTTGCGCCTGAAACCGCCGTTGCCAGCCTTTCAGAGAAGACGATCGAGGCGGACCCGGCCCTGCGCGGGGCAATTCCGGAAGCTTCGCTGGAGACCTCCGTTCCGGCGATCCTCCCCGAAAACCCGTATTTCGACCAGCCGCTGCGCATGATCATCACGCCGCAGGAGCCGCCGAACCGCGTCAAGGTTCTTCAGGATCTTCTCAACCGGATGGGCTTTGATGCCGGCCCGGTGGACGGCGTCATGGGCCGCAAGACCCGCGCCGCGATCAGCCTCTTTCAGGAAGGTGCCGACCTTCCCGTGACGGGCAATCTCACCGATGCACTGGAAGCGCGCATCCAGGCGGATGGCGGGTATGAAAAGCCGCAGAATGCCATGCTGCGCATCCGCCGCAAATTCCGCGATATCTATGCCACACAGGTCACCGTGAAGAATATCGACCGGGAAATCGGCACGCATGTCTTCACAGCGCTGGATTTCAGGCCGGGGGATGCCGCCGTCGACTGGATTGCGGTGTCGGCCGAAGGGCAGCGCGGCGGTTCGCCCAAGGATGTGCTCGACCGGATCGAAATCTCCGCAAAGGTCGCCGACGAACTTGCGAAGATGCTGACACCGGGAACGTCGCTGACGGTCACCGACCGGGAGTTCGCACGCAACACCGGCCTCGGCACCGACTTCGTGGTGATCACCCGCTGA
- a CDS encoding methyltransferase domain-containing protein: MRTVEPELLDVMSPDDEEAMASRRDLRRINALMFHTTVLSRLLRKHVAQPPRRLVEIGCGDGHATLALARKMAPTWPGVALSLVDRQQLVAADVRMQIAKLGWTVDVVAADVFDWLRRGEQQDVALANLFLHHFEDARLEPMLHDLAKVSPTFVATEPRRSRFALLAARSLGIIGANAVTRHDAPASVRAGFSGRELTRLWPGGPERVLVEGPVGPFTHAFAAIGGQEP, from the coding sequence GTGCGTACCGTCGAACCGGAATTGCTCGACGTCATGTCTCCTGACGATGAGGAGGCGATGGCATCGCGTCGCGATTTGCGGCGCATCAACGCCTTGATGTTTCACACGACCGTCTTGTCGCGGCTCCTCCGAAAGCACGTGGCGCAGCCGCCGCGCCGGCTCGTGGAAATCGGATGCGGGGATGGCCATGCAACGCTCGCCCTGGCCCGGAAGATGGCGCCGACGTGGCCGGGCGTCGCACTGTCCCTTGTCGATCGGCAACAACTGGTGGCGGCTGACGTGCGCATGCAGATTGCGAAGCTCGGCTGGACCGTAGATGTGGTCGCTGCCGATGTGTTCGACTGGTTGCGGCGCGGCGAGCAGCAGGATGTCGCTCTCGCGAACCTGTTCCTCCATCACTTCGAGGACGCGCGACTCGAGCCGATGCTGCACGATCTCGCGAAAGTGTCGCCAACCTTCGTCGCCACCGAACCCCGGCGCTCGCGGTTCGCCCTTTTGGCGGCTCGGTCATTGGGCATCATCGGCGCCAATGCGGTGACGCGTCACGACGCGCCGGCGAGCGTCCGGGCCGGTTTCAGCGGTCGGGAGTTGACACGGTTGTGGCCCGGCGGTCCGGAGCGCGTGCTCGTCGAGGGCCCTGTCGGCCCGTTCACGCACGCCTTTGCGGCAATCGGTGGGCAGGAGCCATGA
- a CDS encoding NUDIX hydrolase: MPHRQANIEIGLNAVIVAVSGGMPQIVHVGDPENTGLDSLPFGPFDPIRHRTFEIGLRAWVESQTALRLGYVEQLYTFGDRGRHRVSGDEGPHVVSVVYLALTRQTADSENTLARHNSAWRSWYDYFPWEDWRSGRPALLDREILPALNAWAKEPPTPGEAPKALGRGERICLAFGTGGGSWDEERALERYELLYEAGLVLEAQRDGRPAALARKSLPFLGSAMNFDHRRVLATAISRLRGKLKYRPVIFELMPETFTLTELQNSVEAISGRHLHKQNFRRLVENADLVEPTGATSTATGGRPAALFRFRHQLMSERPAPGLRLGGR; encoded by the coding sequence ATGCCGCACCGGCAAGCGAATATCGAGATCGGGTTGAACGCCGTCATCGTTGCGGTGTCCGGCGGCATGCCGCAGATCGTCCACGTCGGAGATCCGGAAAACACCGGTCTCGACAGCCTGCCCTTCGGTCCGTTCGATCCGATCCGCCACCGCACCTTCGAAATCGGCCTGCGTGCCTGGGTGGAGAGCCAGACCGCCCTCAGGCTCGGCTACGTGGAACAACTCTATACCTTCGGGGACCGGGGCCGTCACCGGGTGTCGGGCGACGAGGGCCCGCATGTCGTCTCCGTCGTCTATCTGGCGTTGACGCGGCAGACGGCGGATTCGGAAAACACGCTCGCCCGGCACAACTCGGCCTGGCGGTCCTGGTACGATTATTTTCCCTGGGAGGACTGGCGCAGCGGACGGCCGGCCCTTCTGGACCGGGAAATCCTGCCTGCGCTCAACGCCTGGGCCAAGGAACCGCCAACGCCGGGCGAAGCGCCCAAGGCGCTTGGCCGGGGCGAGCGCATCTGCCTTGCCTTCGGCACGGGCGGCGGCAGCTGGGACGAGGAGCGGGCGCTGGAGCGTTACGAACTGCTCTACGAGGCCGGCCTTGTCCTCGAGGCCCAAAGAGACGGCCGCCCGGCCGCGCTTGCGCGCAAGAGCCTTCCGTTCCTCGGATCGGCGATGAACTTCGACCACAGGCGGGTGCTGGCGACGGCGATTTCCCGGCTCCGCGGCAAGCTGAAATACCGCCCGGTGATCTTCGAGCTGATGCCGGAAACCTTCACGCTGACCGAACTGCAGAATTCCGTCGAAGCGATTTCCGGGCGCCATCTGCACAAGCAGAACTTTCGCCGGCTGGTGGAAAATGCCGATCTCGTCGAGCCGACGGGGGCGACATCCACGGCCACCGGCGGGCGCCCGGCGGCTCTCTTCCGCTTCCGCCATCAACTCATGAGCGAACGCCCCGCCCCCGGCCTGCGACTCGGCGGGCGCTAG
- a CDS encoding class I SAM-dependent methyltransferase, which yields MSEAVETARLMDAVYRHQRHVYDLTRKYYLLGRDHLIEQLAPPAGGTVLELGCGTGRNLIAAAKRYPQARFYGLDISRHMLDTAAGNIAKAGLGNRIDLIEGDAADPAAIDALGVQAFDRVFYSYTLSMIPIWRGALSAGAARLGEGGRIHVVDFGQQERLPAWFKKLLLAWLKSFHVTPRADLEQELRGLAGRLGADLRFRPLYRGYAAYAELQNAVLREEASLSGEGLQGEFRENRLD from the coding sequence ATGAGCGAAGCCGTCGAAACAGCCCGGTTGATGGACGCCGTCTATCGCCACCAGCGCCACGTCTACGACCTGACCCGCAAATACTACCTGCTCGGCCGGGATCACCTGATCGAGCAGCTGGCGCCGCCTGCGGGCGGAACGGTGCTGGAGCTCGGCTGCGGCACGGGCCGCAACCTGATTGCCGCGGCCAAACGCTATCCGCAAGCCCGGTTCTACGGTCTCGATATCTCCCGGCACATGCTGGACACCGCCGCCGGAAACATCGCAAAAGCCGGTCTCGGCAATCGGATCGACCTGATCGAGGGCGATGCCGCCGATCCGGCGGCAATCGACGCCCTCGGCGTTCAGGCCTTCGACCGCGTGTTTTATTCCTACACCCTCTCGATGATCCCCATCTGGCGCGGGGCCCTTTCCGCGGGAGCTGCACGGCTTGGCGAGGGCGGCCGGATCCACGTGGTCGATTTCGGCCAGCAGGAGAGGCTGCCCGCCTGGTTCAAAAAGCTCCTGCTTGCGTGGCTGAAGTCCTTCCATGTGACACCGCGCGCGGATCTTGAACAGGAACTGCGGGGCCTTGCCGGACGCTTGGGCGCGGACCTGCGCTTCAGGCCTCTTTACCGTGGCTATGCGGCCTATGCCGAGCTTCAGAACGCCGTGCTGCGGGAGGAAGCGTCCCTGTCGGGTGAGGGTCTGCAAGGCGAATTCCGGGAAAATCGGCTAGACTGA
- a CDS encoding tyrosine phosphatase family protein, with protein sequence MLHVCSLSRLPETVTATGAKSLVTLINAEMEVPTPVGIAPDRHLNLAFNDIVDPVGGLIAVSERHIDDLIGFIRTWDREAPLVIHCWAGISRSTAGAYVAACTLNPEADEYRLAAILRRQSPSATPNARIVAMADRHLGRDGRMIDAIRGIGRGANAFEGTPFVMPLD encoded by the coding sequence ATGCTGCACGTATGCTCGCTGTCGAGATTGCCTGAAACGGTCACTGCCACCGGCGCGAAGTCGCTCGTCACCCTAATCAACGCCGAGATGGAGGTGCCGACCCCAGTGGGCATTGCGCCGGACAGGCATCTCAATCTGGCATTCAACGACATTGTCGATCCGGTGGGCGGCCTGATTGCGGTCAGCGAGCGGCATATCGACGATCTTATCGGGTTTATCCGCACATGGGACCGCGAGGCACCGCTGGTCATTCACTGCTGGGCCGGCATCAGCCGGTCGACCGCCGGCGCCTATGTGGCCGCCTGCACCCTCAATCCGGAAGCCGATGAATACCGGCTCGCCGCGATCCTGCGCAGGCAGTCGCCATCGGCGACGCCGAATGCGCGGATCGTTGCCATGGCGGACAGGCATCTTGGCCGGGACGGACGGATGATCGACGCGATCCGCGGCATCGGCCGGGGCGCGAACGCTTTTGAAGGCACACCATTTGTTATGCCACTCGACTAA